The Oceanidesulfovibrio indonesiensis genomic sequence CGGATCTCTGGCGGCCTGTGGAAGAAGTGGAGCAGGTCCTCGCCACCGGCTCCATCGAAGGGACCGGCGACCCCAACACCGAAGATTTTCTTTTGATCGACGTAACCGGCAAGGAGATTCTCGATCTGGGCTGCAACGTTGGCTACTACTCCTACCTCGCGCTCAAGCGCGGCGCAAAGAACGTGGTGGGCGAGGACATTGTGCCAGAAGCCCTGGAAATAGCCCGCATCCTGGGCGACAAGCACGGCTGCGCCGGCGCCGAGTTCCGAAAGGGCAGCTTCTTCACCCGCAACGGCGAGAAGCACGAGATGGTCTTCTTCCTGGACATCATCGGCAACAATTCCGTTCGCGAAGGGCGAGCCGTGGACCAGTTCGACGCTGCGGTGCGGCCCGTGGGCAAGGAGCTGGTCATCTCTTTGCGGCCGGTGTTCGTGCCGGAGCGGCACCTGGCCAACCTGAACGGCGCGCCGCCGCTGCCGCAGATATGGGCGGAGCTCGCGCAGACGTACGGCGAGAAGTACTGCCGCGGCGACAGATTCCACTTTCTGGAATGGGCCGCGGACCGTCTGGGAGAGGGCTGGACCATAACCCCGCTGCCCACGCCGGAGATGGCGCACTCCATCCGCAAGCAGATATTCCACATCGTCCGCACCGACGGATAGAGGCCGGGACGCGGCCATGGTCAAGGTTCCCTACCTGAGCGACATCGCGGAGCACGACACCCGCCTGACCGCTGGCGAACACAGCTACGGCGAGATCGAGATCAACGGTTCGGGCGCGCATGTATACGTGGGCAGGTTCTGCTCCATCGCGGAGAACGTCCGCGCGGTGATCGTGGGACACAACCTGGACCACGTCTCCACCTATCCATTCAACGCCCTGTTCCATGACTGGCCCGAGGCGCGGGAGCTCTCCGGCCACCCTGTGTGCAAG encodes the following:
- a CDS encoding class I SAM-dependent methyltransferase, yielding MDAAAQQKRLAELISSISHPDLWRPVEEVEQVLATGSIEGTGDPNTEDFLLIDVTGKEILDLGCNVGYYSYLALKRGAKNVVGEDIVPEALEIARILGDKHGCAGAEFRKGSFFTRNGEKHEMVFFLDIIGNNSVREGRAVDQFDAAVRPVGKELVISLRPVFVPERHLANLNGAPPLPQIWAELAQTYGEKYCRGDRFHFLEWAADRLGEGWTITPLPTPEMAHSIRKQIFHIVRTDG